The following proteins are co-located in the Undibacter mobilis genome:
- a CDS encoding DUF1127 domain-containing protein translates to MFAALVRFIQEWKRYSRSVRELSRLDDRELADIGLNRSEIERAAWGAAQVR, encoded by the coding sequence ATGTTTGCCGCCCTCGTCCGCTTCATCCAGGAATGGAAGCGCTACAGCCGCAGCGTCCGTGAATTGTCCCGTCTGGACGATCGCGAACTGGCTGATATCGGTCTCAACCGCTCGGAGATCGAACGCGCTGCCTGGGGCGCCGCTCAGGTCCGCTAA
- a CDS encoding MaoC family dehydratase — protein sequence MLVLQTLYFEDLSVGQTEKLSKTVSASDVVGFAEISGDRNPIHLSEHFAAQTPFGTRIAHGLYTASLISAVLGTRLPGPGAIYISQTLNFRAPVKIDDTVEVIVSVAELMPERARARLSCICKVGDDVVLDGEAWVKVPSKEQGGRPLPRV from the coding sequence ATGCTGGTGCTGCAAACGCTGTATTTCGAAGACCTGTCCGTCGGTCAGACGGAGAAACTGTCGAAGACGGTGAGCGCGTCCGACGTGGTCGGTTTCGCGGAGATTTCGGGCGACCGCAATCCGATTCATTTGTCCGAGCATTTTGCGGCCCAGACGCCGTTTGGCACCCGCATTGCGCATGGCCTTTACACCGCGAGCCTGATCTCGGCCGTGCTCGGCACCCGTCTGCCCGGTCCCGGCGCCATCTATATCTCGCAGACCCTGAATTTCCGCGCGCCGGTGAAGATCGACGACACGGTCGAGGTCATCGTGTCGGTCGCCGAACTCATGCCTGAACGCGCGCGCGCGCGCCTATCCTGCATCTGCAAGGTCGGCGATGATGTCGTGCTGGACGGCGAAGCCTGGGTAAAGGTGCCGTCGAAAGAGCAGGGTGGCCGGCCGCTGCCGCGGGTTTAG
- a CDS encoding MFS transporter produces MTRATDGLGPDRRLVVAAFGVAQILGFGTSFYFPAVFATPIVADTGWSLGLVVSGTSIGLLVAGLISPQVGHLIDHHGARPVICASSLLNAAGLIAVGLAPNVAVYLIAWVVIGLAMGTGLYDAVFAALGQRYGREARGPITNLTLFGGFSSTICWPLSAFLIEHTGWRMACFIYAGLHILVALPLQYAVTGNRRIVPSATTTNDEVAPQPPTVSSKHERRIFLLVATILSLAAGIGSIVIVHFMIFLQSRGVAEAAAVTLGTLFGPAQVGARIIERLFGTRYHPIWTMVACCVLMAVSLALLFGHFAWLVVTILLYGAGYGISWVGRGTLPLALFGPVRFPRLMGKIAFPSLIVQALAPSAGALMIEHAGVDATIGLLTAFALINVVLIALLWTMCRAQLRTEP; encoded by the coding sequence GTGACAAGGGCTACCGACGGGCTAGGACCCGATCGCCGTCTGGTCGTCGCCGCCTTCGGCGTCGCGCAGATTCTCGGCTTTGGCACCTCATTCTATTTTCCCGCCGTGTTCGCTACGCCGATCGTCGCCGACACCGGTTGGTCGCTGGGCCTGGTGGTTTCCGGGACGTCGATCGGGCTTCTGGTGGCCGGATTGATCTCGCCGCAGGTGGGCCACCTCATCGATCACCACGGCGCGCGGCCTGTGATTTGTGCCAGTTCGCTGCTCAATGCGGCGGGCCTCATTGCCGTCGGTCTGGCGCCGAATGTCGCCGTCTATCTCATCGCTTGGGTGGTGATCGGTCTGGCCATGGGCACGGGTCTTTACGATGCCGTCTTTGCCGCGCTCGGCCAGCGTTACGGCCGCGAGGCGCGGGGGCCGATTACCAATCTGACGTTGTTCGGCGGCTTTTCCAGCACGATATGCTGGCCGCTGAGCGCTTTCCTGATCGAGCACACCGGCTGGCGCATGGCCTGTTTCATCTACGCCGGCCTGCACATTCTGGTCGCGCTACCGTTGCAATACGCGGTCACGGGCAATCGGCGAATAGTACCATCCGCAACGACAACGAATGACGAAGTCGCCCCGCAGCCGCCAACGGTCTCGAGCAAGCACGAGCGACGGATCTTCCTTCTGGTTGCCACGATTCTTTCGCTCGCCGCCGGCATCGGGTCGATCGTCATTGTCCACTTCATGATATTTCTGCAGTCGCGCGGTGTGGCCGAAGCCGCCGCCGTTACGCTCGGCACTTTGTTCGGGCCGGCGCAGGTGGGCGCGCGCATCATCGAGCGGCTGTTCGGCACGCGCTATCATCCGATCTGGACCATGGTCGCGTGTTGCGTGCTGATGGCTGTGAGTTTAGCGCTGCTTTTCGGCCATTTCGCGTGGCTCGTCGTTACCATTCTGCTGTACGGTGCCGGGTACGGCATATCCTGGGTGGGCCGCGGTACGCTGCCGCTTGCGCTGTTCGGGCCGGTTCGTTTCCCAAGACTGATGGGAAAGATTGCGTTCCCCAGCCTGATCGTCCAGGCACTTGCGCCCTCGGCCGGCGCACTGATGATCGAACACGCTGGTGTCGATGCGACCATCGGCCTATTGACCGCGTTCGCTTTGATCAATGTGGTGCTGATCGCTCTGTTGTGGACGATGTGCCGGGCTCAACTGCGAACGGAACCGTGA
- a CDS encoding NAD(P)H-dependent oxidoreductase — protein sequence MAKIAIIVGTPLQDSYCEAVGRAYQRGAESGGHQADLFVLGEMRFDAVLREGYRREQPLEPDLVAARDAFKAADHLVFVFPLWCGDMPAIMKGFIERILQSDLLAFQKSGGGANWKVYAGKSARIIMTMGMPGWFYRWYYGAHALKLMKRNILGFIGIKPVRSTIFGMIEAAGDDKRHAWLYEVEAMGHAAD from the coding sequence ATGGCGAAGATCGCGATCATTGTCGGCACGCCGTTGCAGGACAGCTATTGCGAGGCGGTCGGCCGCGCCTATCAACGCGGCGCCGAAAGCGGAGGGCATCAGGCCGACCTGTTCGTGCTGGGCGAGATGCGGTTCGACGCCGTGCTGCGCGAGGGCTATCGCCGCGAGCAGCCGCTGGAGCCGGATCTTGTTGCTGCGCGCGACGCCTTCAAGGCCGCTGACCATTTGGTGTTCGTATTTCCCCTTTGGTGCGGCGACATGCCGGCCATCATGAAGGGATTTATCGAACGCATTTTGCAGTCCGATCTGCTGGCGTTTCAGAAAAGCGGCGGTGGCGCCAACTGGAAGGTCTATGCCGGCAAATCGGCCCGCATCATCATGACCATGGGCATGCCGGGCTGGTTCTATCGCTGGTACTATGGCGCGCATGCACTCAAACTGATGAAGCGCAACATCCTCGGCTTCATCGGCATCAAGCCGGTGCGTTCGACCATCTTCGGCATGATCGAGGCCGCCGGTGACGACAAGCGTCACGCCTGGCTGTACGAGGTCGAGGCGATGGGCCACGCGGCCGATTGA
- a CDS encoding Mth938-like domain-containing protein — translation MAAGLGTDAPHLPTPAPIDAYGNGGFRFGGHSGGMSHRGSLICFPDGMWAWPVASFMDVTAETLAQVFARGATLDVFLIGAGRDPALLPSALREMFHDHSISVDVMTTGAAVRTYNVLLAENRRAGAGLIAVE, via the coding sequence ATGGCGGCCGGGCTCGGCACGGATGCGCCGCATCTGCCGACACCGGCGCCGATCGACGCCTACGGCAATGGCGGCTTCCGTTTCGGCGGCCATTCTGGCGGCATGTCGCATCGCGGGTCGCTGATTTGCTTTCCCGACGGCATGTGGGCCTGGCCGGTCGCCTCGTTCATGGACGTGACGGCGGAGACGCTGGCGCAGGTCTTCGCTCGCGGCGCGACGCTCGACGTGTTCCTGATCGGTGCCGGGCGCGACCCGGCGCTGCTGCCGTCTGCCTTGCGCGAGATGTTCCACGACCATTCGATTTCGGTCGACGTGATGACCACAGGCGCGGCCGTGCGCACCTATAATGTCCTGCTGGCGGAGAACCGCCGCGCCGGCGCCGGACTGATCGCGGTCGAGTAG
- a CDS encoding sulfite oxidase heme-binding subunit YedZ, translating to MASFELWRDRRGRVSTLRIVAVALLLFPVVKALVEAGVIAGGARPLNDVIHRTGFWTLVFLGVTLAITPLRRVARYGNLIDVRRMIGVGTFCYAFAHILLYIADQSFDLVKVFQEITRRVYLIIGMVAFTGLAALAITSTDGMIKRMGGRSWRRLHQAIYAIALLALIHYFQQTKADVTVPVFVAGLFGWLLAYRIWAWWQDKAELSTLSLLALSVIVGALTFAGEAIGIAVQFGVSPMRVLATAFDFDAGIRPGWQVLAAGLAVVVLDFVRARWNSRSARPVAVQ from the coding sequence ATGGCGTCTTTTGAGCTTTGGCGAGACCGGCGGGGCCGTGTTTCCACCTTGCGCATTGTCGCGGTCGCCTTGCTGCTGTTCCCGGTGGTCAAGGCGCTTGTCGAAGCCGGTGTTATCGCCGGCGGCGCGCGGCCGCTCAACGACGTCATTCACCGCACAGGCTTCTGGACCCTGGTGTTTCTCGGCGTGACTTTGGCCATCACGCCGCTGCGGCGGGTCGCACGTTATGGCAATCTTATTGACGTGCGCCGCATGATCGGCGTTGGCACTTTCTGCTACGCGTTCGCCCACATCCTGCTCTACATCGCCGATCAAAGCTTCGATCTGGTCAAGGTGTTTCAGGAGATCACGCGGCGCGTCTATCTCATCATCGGCATGGTGGCGTTCACCGGTCTTGCGGCGTTGGCGATTACTTCGACCGACGGCATGATCAAGCGCATGGGCGGCCGGAGCTGGCGCCGCCTGCATCAGGCGATCTACGCCATCGCGCTGCTCGCGCTCATCCACTACTTCCAGCAAACCAAGGCCGACGTCACGGTGCCTGTCTTCGTCGCCGGCCTGTTCGGCTGGCTGCTCGCTTATCGGATCTGGGCGTGGTGGCAGGACAAGGCCGAACTCTCGACCCTGAGCCTGCTGGCGCTCAGCGTGATCGTAGGGGCGCTGACTTTCGCCGGCGAGGCGATCGGCATTGCCGTTCAGTTCGGTGTGTCGCCCATGCGGGTGCTGGCCACGGCGTTCGATTTCGACGCCGGCATCCGGCCCGGCTGGCAGGTCCTGGCCGCCGGGCTTGCCGTGGTCGTGCTTGATTTCGTGCGCGCCCGATGGAATAGCCGGTCCGCGCGGCCGGTCGCGGTTCAATAG
- the secF gene encoding protein translocase subunit SecF has product MKLLRLVPDDTKFDFMRFRHISFPLSALLSILAIVLYFSHGLNFGIDFRGGTLMEIRDTSGPADIAKMRATLGGLNLGEVQLQQFGSAGEVLIRIAEQPGGDAAQQQAVQKVRAALGDQIDYRRVEVVGPRVSGELLSYGVVGLGLAIIGILIYLWFRFEWQFALGAMIANVHDLVLTIGFMSIAQIDFDLTSIAALLTILGYSLNDTVVIYDRIREMLRRYKKMPMADLLNASVNQTLSRSVITHVTVTLALLALLLFGGPAIHSFTATMLFGVVLVGTYTSIFIAAPILIYLGVGTGRDALSAEPEPEIINPNAIPARFVEDTAADEVADKPASRPGGKTSITNKPKPKGRR; this is encoded by the coding sequence ATGAAGCTCCTCCGCCTTGTCCCGGACGATACCAAATTCGACTTCATGCGGTTTCGCCACATCAGCTTTCCGCTGTCGGCGCTGCTGTCGATTCTTGCGATCGTCCTGTACTTCTCGCACGGCCTGAATTTCGGCATCGATTTCCGTGGCGGCACGCTGATGGAAATTCGCGATACGTCGGGCCCGGCGGATATCGCCAAGATGCGTGCGACGCTCGGCGGGCTCAATCTCGGCGAGGTGCAGCTCCAGCAGTTCGGCAGCGCCGGCGAGGTCCTGATCCGTATCGCCGAGCAGCCCGGCGGCGATGCCGCGCAGCAGCAGGCGGTGCAGAAGGTGCGCGCCGCGCTCGGCGATCAGATTGACTATCGCCGCGTTGAAGTGGTCGGTCCGCGCGTGTCGGGCGAGCTGTTGTCCTACGGCGTTGTCGGCCTCGGCCTCGCCATCATCGGCATCCTGATTTATCTGTGGTTCCGCTTCGAGTGGCAGTTCGCGCTCGGCGCCATGATCGCCAACGTGCACGATCTCGTGCTGACCATCGGCTTCATGTCCATCGCGCAGATCGACTTCGATCTGACCAGCATCGCGGCGCTGCTGACCATTCTCGGCTATTCGCTCAACGATACGGTCGTTATCTACGACCGTATCCGTGAAATGCTGCGGCGCTACAAGAAGATGCCGATGGCGGACCTCTTGAACGCCTCGGTCAACCAGACCTTGTCGCGTTCGGTCATCACCCACGTCACCGTGACTTTGGCGCTCCTGGCGCTGCTTCTGTTCGGTGGCCCGGCAATCCATTCCTTCACCGCGACCATGTTGTTCGGCGTGGTGCTGGTCGGCACCTATACGTCGATCTTCATCGCGGCGCCGATCCTTATCTATCTCGGTGTCGGCACCGGCCGCGATGCGCTGTCGGCAGAGCCGGAGCCCGAGATCATCAATCCGAATGCCATTCCGGCGCGCTTTGTCGAGGATACGGCCGCGGACGAAGTCGCCGACAAACCGGCTTCGCGGCCGGGCGGCAAGACCTCGATCACCAACAAGCCGAAGCCCAAAGGCCGCCGCTGA
- a CDS encoding ribbon-helix-helix domain-containing protein: protein MVRQASSAYHCAAIYNRQCRETVKETAPAVKITRQSSIARHNSFMAAFFGGWLHCGESIMVRALPGREQTEIREMNSAITKRSVLINGHKTSISLEDMFWHALKDIAAVQRVSATALLVQINQTRGATNLSSAVRQFVMAYYINLVSDLRKSLTPGARAA, encoded by the coding sequence TTGGTTCGCCAAGCCTCATCTGCCTACCACTGCGCGGCTATTTATAATCGCCAATGCCGCGAAACGGTAAAAGAGACCGCGCCCGCCGTCAAAATTACGCGTCAGAGTTCCATCGCCCGTCATAATTCTTTCATGGCTGCATTTTTTGGCGGCTGGCTTCATTGCGGCGAAAGCATCATGGTCCGCGCGCTTCCAGGTCGGGAGCAGACGGAGATTCGAGAGATGAATTCGGCGATCACCAAACGGTCGGTGTTGATCAATGGACACAAGACCAGCATCAGCCTGGAAGACATGTTCTGGCACGCGCTGAAAGACATCGCCGCGGTACAGCGCGTTTCGGCGACCGCATTGCTGGTGCAGATCAATCAGACGCGAGGCGCGACCAATTTGTCGTCGGCGGTTCGCCAGTTCGTGATGGCCTACTACATCAATCTCGTGAGCGACCTGCGCAAGTCCCTGACACCCGGCGCACGCGCGGCGTAA
- a CDS encoding GNAT family N-acetyltransferase: MSNQVHDATERQRFELDIDGHIAFSTYRRDGDVITILHTEVPKELGGHGVGSALARGLLDLIRSNGLKVKPLCPFVKAYIDKHSEYADLLA, encoded by the coding sequence ATGTCGAATCAGGTTCACGACGCCACGGAGCGCCAGCGTTTCGAGCTGGACATCGACGGCCACATCGCTTTTTCGACCTACCGGCGTGATGGCGACGTCATCACCATTCTGCACACCGAAGTGCCGAAGGAACTTGGCGGCCACGGTGTCGGCTCGGCACTGGCCCGCGGCCTGCTCGATCTGATCCGCAGCAACGGCCTCAAGGTGAAACCGCTCTGCCCCTTCGTGAAGGCCTATATCGACAAACATTCCGAATATGCTGATTTGCTGGCCTGA
- a CDS encoding sterol desaturase family protein — MDFASGVQFLLGQCEKLLFSLGSPFSLTSLTAAFIVAIVFFMAQRLKRGRRLSWRTLWRALFPKRIVTSKSNEADIGYVIFNVFVYGVVFGWAVISYQSISHGIVASATALFGPIEPTTLPAWVPRTVITVMLFLSYELGYWFNHWLSHKVPLLWEFHKVHHSAEVLTPLTNFRVHPVYALIFANILAFSAAIANGLGHAMFGQTVPQYAFTDTNMILVLFIHTYVHLQHSHMWISFQGLLGRIFISPAHHQVHHSADPKHFNRNFGSCLALWDWMFGTLYIPAKKREAITFGFPGDPDAHTVKGELINPLINAAGHLKPWWPKKSENPVPATSREQA; from the coding sequence TTGGACTTTGCAAGCGGCGTACAATTTTTACTTGGCCAGTGCGAGAAATTGCTGTTCTCGCTCGGTTCTCCTTTCTCCCTGACCTCGCTGACGGCCGCGTTTATCGTCGCCATCGTCTTCTTTATGGCGCAGCGTCTCAAACGCGGTCGCCGCCTAAGCTGGCGCACCTTATGGCGCGCGTTGTTCCCCAAGCGCATCGTCACGTCGAAATCGAACGAAGCCGATATCGGCTATGTGATCTTCAACGTCTTCGTCTACGGCGTGGTGTTCGGCTGGGCCGTAATTTCATACCAGTCGATTTCGCACGGCATCGTGGCGAGTGCGACCGCACTGTTTGGCCCGATCGAGCCGACAACGTTGCCCGCGTGGGTGCCACGCACCGTCATTACGGTCATGCTGTTTCTGTCCTACGAGCTCGGCTACTGGTTCAATCACTGGCTCAGCCACAAGGTGCCGCTGCTCTGGGAGTTTCATAAAGTCCATCACAGCGCCGAAGTTCTGACGCCGCTGACCAATTTCCGCGTTCACCCGGTCTACGCCTTGATCTTCGCCAATATCCTTGCCTTCTCGGCGGCGATTGCCAATGGACTGGGCCACGCCATGTTCGGCCAGACAGTGCCGCAATATGCGTTCACTGACACCAATATGATCCTGGTGCTGTTCATTCACACCTACGTGCATCTTCAGCATTCGCACATGTGGATCTCGTTCCAGGGGCTTCTGGGCCGCATCTTCATTTCGCCAGCGCATCATCAGGTGCACCACTCGGCCGACCCGAAGCACTTCAACCGAAACTTCGGTAGCTGTCTGGCGCTCTGGGACTGGATGTTCGGCACGCTGTACATACCGGCCAAGAAGCGCGAAGCCATCACCTTCGGCTTTCCCGGCGATCCGGATGCGCACACGGTCAAGGGCGAGCTGATCAATCCGCTGATCAACGCCGCCGGCCATTTGAAGCCGTGGTGGCCGAAGAAGTCTGAAAATCCGGTGCCAGCAACCAGCCGCGAGCAAGCGTAA
- a CDS encoding phytoene/squalene synthase family protein: MANQADHCASLVREADRDRYLATLFAPADRRAALFALYAFAIEIGRVRDVAREPMPGEIRLQWWREVLEGKRDGEAAAHPVASALMAGLKRHSIKPDRLVGIVDAHGFDLYDEPMGTLDDLDNYGVMTQSALLDVAIDILGGGGPEAMMVIRGAGIALTVTDSLVHLAKHVSRRQMFVPIEVLDRHGVNIDEVYAGKTSEALKNALAEMRRHARRQMIAARNDGAQVPLAILPALLPLALIGPTLKPMDRRGYEPFDVTPLSRLRRQWLIWRASRDPQRIFAV; this comes from the coding sequence ATGGCGAACCAAGCCGATCACTGCGCGTCACTGGTCCGCGAGGCCGATCGCGATCGCTATCTTGCGACCTTGTTCGCGCCTGCCGACCGACGCGCCGCACTGTTCGCCCTCTATGCCTTCGCCATCGAAATCGGCCGCGTGCGCGATGTGGCGCGCGAGCCGATGCCCGGTGAAATCCGGCTGCAATGGTGGCGCGAGGTGCTGGAGGGGAAGCGCGACGGCGAGGCAGCGGCCCATCCGGTGGCTTCCGCGTTGATGGCGGGCCTCAAGCGCCACAGCATCAAGCCCGACCGTCTCGTCGGCATTGTCGATGCGCATGGCTTCGATCTCTATGACGAGCCGATGGGCACGCTCGACGATCTCGACAATTATGGCGTGATGACCCAATCGGCGCTGCTCGATGTCGCCATCGATATTCTCGGCGGCGGCGGTCCGGAAGCGATGATGGTGATCCGCGGCGCCGGCATTGCGCTGACGGTGACGGACAGTCTGGTCCATCTGGCGAAACACGTCTCGCGACGTCAGATGTTCGTGCCGATCGAGGTGCTCGACAGGCATGGCGTCAACATCGACGAAGTCTATGCCGGCAAGACGAGCGAGGCGCTGAAGAACGCGCTCGCCGAAATGCGCCGCCATGCGCGGCGGCAGATGATCGCCGCTCGTAACGACGGGGCGCAGGTGCCTTTGGCGATATTGCCGGCGCTGCTGCCGCTGGCGCTCATCGGCCCGACGCTCAAGCCGATGGACCGGCGCGGCTATGAGCCGTTCGATGTAACGCCGCTGTCGCGGCTCAGGCGCCAGTGGCTGATCTGGCGGGCCTCTCGCGACCCGCAGCGGATCTTCGCCGTCTGA
- a CDS encoding alpha/beta fold hydrolase, producing the protein MPFCVVAHGAWSSAWAWKKMYPLLEPRGIHLVIPTLTGLGQRSHLAHPGIDLETHIADVLACLFYNDLRDVCLIGHSYGGMVATGVADRARDRIGKLIYVDAFVPRNGESAFDVMPESTRQQRQSAAAGGPDSWRIPPGPMPADTTPEDQVWCAPRRVPQPLKTFEQKLKFQNGDLTLPRHYIYCTRHTPEDRFRPFYERAKVEAGWQPYEIDASHNPHITAPQAFADLLSRIVA; encoded by the coding sequence ATGCCATTCTGTGTCGTTGCGCACGGCGCGTGGAGTTCGGCCTGGGCCTGGAAAAAGATGTATCCGCTGCTGGAGCCGCGCGGCATTCATCTCGTCATCCCGACGCTGACGGGCCTCGGCCAGCGCAGCCATCTTGCCCATCCGGGCATCGATCTCGAAACGCACATCGCCGATGTGCTGGCCTGCCTGTTCTATAACGATCTTCGCGACGTCTGCCTGATCGGCCATTCCTATGGCGGCATGGTTGCGACCGGCGTCGCCGATCGCGCCCGCGACCGCATCGGCAAGCTGATTTATGTCGACGCCTTCGTGCCGCGCAACGGCGAGAGCGCCTTCGATGTCATGCCGGAATCGACACGCCAGCAGCGCCAGTCGGCAGCGGCTGGCGGGCCCGATAGCTGGCGCATTCCGCCGGGACCGATGCCGGCCGACACTACGCCGGAGGATCAGGTCTGGTGCGCACCGCGCCGCGTGCCGCAGCCGCTCAAGACGTTCGAGCAGAAGCTCAAATTTCAGAACGGCGACCTGACGCTGCCGCGCCATTACATCTACTGCACGCGGCATACCCCGGAGGACCGTTTCCGGCCGTTCTACGAACGCGCGAAGGTGGAAGCGGGCTGGCAGCCTTACGAAATAGACGCGAGCCACAATCCGCACATCACGGCGCCGCAGGCCTTTGCCGACCTTCTGAGCCGTATCGTCGCCTGA
- the trmFO gene encoding methylenetetrahydrofolate--tRNA-(uracil(54)-C(5))-methyltransferase (FADH(2)-oxidizing) TrmFO — translation MAKFAPIHIVGGGLAGSEAAWQLARAGVPVILHEMRPQRETAAHKTDGYAELVCSNSFRSDDAAANAVGLLHEEMRRLGSLIMRAADANQVPAGGALAVDRDGFSDAVTAALKAEPLITLERGEVTVPPADWDSVIIATGPLTSPDLAAAVAQKTGETQLAFFDAIAPIVHRESIDMDKAWFQSRYDKAGPGGSGADYINCPMSREQYDAFIDALLAGDKTSFKEWEANTPYFNGCLPIEVMAERGRETLRHGPMKPFGLTNPRSPDVKSYAVVQLRQDNKLGTLFNMVGFQTKLKHGEQVRIFRTIPGLENAEFARLGGLHRNTFLNSPKLLDETLRLKANPAWRFAGQITGCEGYVESASVGLMAARFAAAERRGETLPPPPPTTAHGALLAHITGGHIETIDGGASSFQPMNVNFGLFPPITEPVAYDKDGRKYGRGSAKNVARKGALSARALADLALWMDGTKADAAE, via the coding sequence ATGGCGAAATTCGCACCCATCCACATCGTCGGCGGCGGATTGGCCGGTTCCGAAGCGGCCTGGCAACTCGCCCGCGCCGGAGTGCCGGTGATCCTGCACGAAATGCGCCCGCAGCGCGAGACTGCGGCGCATAAAACCGACGGCTATGCGGAACTCGTGTGTTCCAATTCCTTCCGGTCCGATGACGCCGCCGCCAATGCCGTCGGCCTGCTGCACGAGGAAATGCGCCGCCTCGGCTCGCTGATCATGCGCGCGGCCGACGCCAACCAGGTTCCCGCCGGCGGCGCGCTCGCGGTGGACCGCGATGGCTTTTCCGATGCCGTGACCGCAGCGCTCAAGGCCGAGCCGCTGATCACACTGGAGCGCGGCGAAGTCACCGTACCGCCGGCCGACTGGGACAGCGTCATCATCGCCACCGGTCCGCTCACCTCGCCCGATCTTGCCGCCGCTGTGGCGCAGAAGACCGGCGAGACGCAGCTCGCCTTCTTCGATGCCATCGCGCCGATCGTGCATCGTGAATCGATCGACATGGACAAGGCCTGGTTCCAGTCGCGCTACGACAAGGCGGGGCCCGGCGGCTCAGGCGCCGACTACATCAATTGTCCGATGTCGCGCGAGCAATACGACGCCTTCATCGATGCGCTGCTCGCCGGCGACAAGACCTCGTTCAAGGAATGGGAAGCGAACACGCCCTATTTCAACGGCTGTCTGCCCATCGAAGTGATGGCCGAGCGTGGCCGCGAAACCTTGCGCCACGGCCCGATGAAGCCCTTCGGCCTTACCAATCCGCGCTCGCCCGATGTGAAGTCCTACGCGGTCGTGCAACTGCGGCAGGACAACAAGCTCGGCACTCTGTTCAACATGGTCGGCTTCCAGACCAAGCTGAAACACGGCGAGCAGGTGCGCATCTTCCGCACCATTCCGGGCCTCGAGAATGCCGAGTTCGCCCGTCTCGGCGGCCTGCACCGCAACACCTTCCTGAATTCGCCCAAGCTTCTTGATGAGACGCTTCGGCTGAAGGCCAATCCGGCCTGGCGTTTCGCCGGCCAGATCACCGGCTGCGAGGGCTATGTCGAAAGCGCTTCGGTCGGCCTGATGGCGGCGCGCTTTGCTGCCGCCGAGCGCCGTGGCGAAACGCTTCCGCCCCCGCCGCCGACCACGGCGCATGGCGCGCTGCTGGCGCACATCACTGGCGGCCACATCGAAACCATCGATGGCGGCGCCTCGTCCTTCCAGCCGATGAATGTCAATTTCGGCCTGTTCCCGCCGATCACCGAACCGGTCGCCTACGACAAAGACGGCCGCAAATATGGCCGCGGCTCGGCGAAGAATGTCGCGCGCAAGGGCGCGCTCAGCGCCAGGGCGTTGGCCGATCTGGCGCTGTGGATGGACGGCACCAAAGCCGACGCGGCGGAATAA